A genomic region of Populus nigra chromosome 11, ddPopNigr1.1, whole genome shotgun sequence contains the following coding sequences:
- the LOC133668600 gene encoding zinc-finger homeodomain protein 2-like, translating to MANSDSKSKPLNEESRIIAEYRECWRNHAILTGGHAVDGCGEFTPNGDQGTKEAFICEACGCHRNFHRKQVIMRNGTILLDTHHSPPPPYGLYGAPYTSVSDEESLYNGSSSEKKMKARKRPKRGTSMRNKK from the coding sequence ATGGCTAATAGTGATTCAAAATCCAAGCCTCTGAATGAAGAATCAAGAATAATCGCCGAGTATAGAGAGTGTTGGCGGAACCATGCCATCTTGACTGGTGGCCATGCTGTTGATGGCTGTGGAGAGTTCACTCCAAATGGAGATCAAGGGACTAAAGAAGCTTTCATCTGTGAAGCTTGTGGTTGCCATAGAAACTTTCATAGAAAACAGGTGATCATGAGGAATGGTACCATTCTTCTTGATACTCATCATTCACCTCCTCCTCCATATGGACTATATGGAGCTCCATACACCTCTGTCAGCGATGAAGAGTCCCTGTATAATGGAAGCAGCTCTGAGAAGAAAATGAAGGCAAGAAAAAGGCCTAAGAGAGGCACCTCAATGCGCAACAAGAAATGA